One Papaver somniferum cultivar HN1 chromosome 10, ASM357369v1, whole genome shotgun sequence genomic window carries:
- the LOC113319723 gene encoding glutamate--cysteine ligase A, chloroplastic-like, translated as MEVALPVIFYWIGTENEKFAFELVSLHPMKYEQIADLLNGMQDIQLGDTNGRGIYYWTQTVSIQLKRRPIIYNVLKRSRRFQKSLLKSSWCLSRSMKCRVGVHVAE; from the exons ATGGAGGTAGCTTTGCCTGTCATTTTCTACTG GATAGGAACGGAAAATGAAAAGTTTGCCTTCGAGCTTGTAAGCCTACACCCCATGAAATATGAGCAAATTGCAGACTTGCTTAATGGTATGCAAGATATTCAATTGGGAGACACTAATGGAAGAGGAATATATTACTGGACTCAAACAG TCAGTATTCAACTCAAACGCCGTCCAATAATCTATAACGTACTGAAAAGGAGTAGGAGATTTCAGAAGTCACTACTCAAATCGTCATGGTGCCTGTCAAGAAGCATGAAATGTCGGGTCGGGGTTCACGTTGCTGAatga